Proteins co-encoded in one Synechococcus elongatus PCC 6301 genomic window:
- a CDS encoding ArnT family glycosyltransferase — protein MGPRRPAIAIALGLLLLAFLILVGLSLGSSTSLMSHDEGYYALQARWIVETGDWVTPRWWQEPLYDRTIGVQWLIAASYKLFGFCTTAVRLPALLSGLATLWLTFAIGDRLLPRPQALLAAGILLVTPLWFQYAQLATQDMPLLAVELLSIWALLQAVSGDRRANLWGFVAGLGVGLGFLIKGFMIGVPLLAIAPWFFWYAPKLLRNRGLWLGLIVGWIPVGIWLWGSQQRWGDLAIAQLFDKFFFLASEDLYSQPWTFYLWNLPLNAFPWPLFGLIGWVRLWLRPERDRDLQRHYQWLLGVYPLLLLLILSSFRTRTPYYALQLLPWVALLAAMSLSWLATSLKPSSGFSLSARQPTHRWTAMLSWTFGGLGLVLVLAAIALLSGQISALADPSLRPYGWVAIALGLGWLTLPIVYSQRQQLRKASLLWCCGWLLGPWLGLATVSHWHLLSDRSPVTRYALQQPAVQALLREAPVNFWAIDPVDGTTHQQWIQLALNSPRLGQRLQTITDRPAGDRVWVAPAQVPALPDNWQHRASMQGWVLVEAVLAPAPQVAVPVEPGPPPRD, from the coding sequence ATGGGCCCGCGCCGACCCGCGATCGCGATCGCCCTCGGTCTGCTGCTGTTAGCTTTCCTGATCTTGGTGGGGTTGAGTCTTGGCTCCTCAACAAGTCTGATGTCTCACGATGAGGGCTATTACGCCCTGCAGGCCCGTTGGATTGTGGAAACGGGTGATTGGGTAACGCCGCGCTGGTGGCAAGAGCCACTCTACGACCGCACAATCGGGGTGCAATGGCTGATCGCTGCGAGTTACAAGCTGTTTGGCTTCTGCACCACTGCCGTCCGCCTACCGGCTTTGCTCAGTGGACTGGCAACGCTCTGGTTGACCTTTGCGATTGGCGATCGCCTCTTGCCTCGTCCCCAAGCCCTGTTGGCGGCGGGCATTCTGCTAGTGACGCCCCTTTGGTTTCAGTACGCGCAACTAGCAACCCAAGATATGCCGTTGCTAGCGGTCGAGTTGCTCTCGATTTGGGCGCTCCTACAAGCCGTCTCGGGCGATCGCCGAGCTAATCTCTGGGGCTTTGTGGCGGGTTTGGGGGTTGGCCTTGGCTTTTTGATCAAAGGCTTCATGATTGGCGTGCCACTGCTTGCGATCGCTCCTTGGTTTTTCTGGTATGCGCCGAAGCTACTGCGCAATCGTGGCCTCTGGCTTGGCCTCATCGTCGGCTGGATTCCGGTCGGGATTTGGCTCTGGGGCAGTCAGCAGCGCTGGGGTGATCTCGCGATCGCCCAACTCTTCGACAAATTTTTCTTTCTGGCCAGCGAAGATCTCTACAGCCAGCCTTGGACTTTCTACCTCTGGAACTTGCCGCTCAATGCTTTCCCATGGCCACTGTTTGGGCTAATTGGCTGGGTTCGCCTCTGGCTGCGACCGGAACGCGATCGTGATTTACAGCGGCACTATCAATGGCTACTGGGTGTCTATCCGCTGCTACTATTGCTGATTCTCTCCAGCTTTCGCACCCGCACGCCTTACTACGCCTTGCAGCTGTTGCCCTGGGTGGCTTTGCTGGCAGCAATGAGCTTGAGCTGGCTGGCGACCAGTCTGAAGCCATCCTCTGGATTTAGCTTGAGTGCTCGTCAGCCGACTCATCGCTGGACTGCAATGCTGAGCTGGACCTTTGGCGGATTGGGACTGGTGTTGGTACTCGCTGCGATTGCCCTGCTCTCGGGTCAAATTTCAGCCCTTGCCGATCCGAGTTTGCGTCCCTATGGCTGGGTGGCGATCGCGCTAGGGCTGGGCTGGCTAACTCTGCCGATTGTCTATAGCCAGCGGCAACAACTGCGGAAAGCCAGTCTGCTTTGGTGCTGTGGCTGGCTGCTCGGACCCTGGTTGGGGCTAGCCACCGTCAGCCATTGGCACCTGCTGAGCGATCGCAGTCCCGTAACGCGCTACGCACTGCAACAACCGGCAGTGCAAGCTCTATTACGAGAAGCACCCGTCAATTTTTGGGCGATCGATCCGGTGGATGGCACAACTCATCAGCAGTGGATTCAACTGGCCCTCAACAGTCCACGCTTGGGTCAGCGCCTGCAGACGATTACCGATCGGCCAGCGGGCGATCGCGTTTGGGTTGCCCCTGCCCAAGTCCCCGCCTTGCCAGACAACTGGCAGCACCGTGCCTCCATGCAGGGCTGGGTTCTCGTGGAAGCCGTGCTAGCACCGGCCCCCCAAGTCGCTGTGCCAGTGGAACCTGGGCCCCCTCCCCGAGACTGA